In one Candidatus Ozemobacteraceae bacterium genomic region, the following are encoded:
- a CDS encoding DUF3084 domain-containing protein, with protein MIYTLVLLVVSGVIAYIGDYLGTLVGKRRLSVLGLRPRVTALVVAVGTGMSITLLTLTVAAIMSDSVKIALFSVQELTKDVETLKTERKRLSDEIQDLQTRMRSKEQEIVVFRKNEPIFARVFPSGRRASDVRADLASFVRELSDKARSRGLIVKDGSSFFADNDAQIDRMADLIATSPADIVVGAIADENIAVGESLGKVKFIVRPNSLIFKAGQEIASLEVDGSRDRTEIARTIQDFMDEINHEVVRAGMIDNPLTGRFGNLSSESMLSFFDMVNQIRSLGRRLNLIAVVKEDTYAIGPLNVSFRIEEESGSD; from the coding sequence GTGATCTACACGCTCGTCCTCCTCGTCGTGAGCGGCGTCATCGCCTATATCGGCGACTACCTTGGAACGCTCGTCGGGAAGCGGCGTCTCAGCGTCCTCGGCCTTCGTCCGCGCGTGACGGCGCTTGTCGTCGCGGTCGGCACCGGCATGTCCATCACCCTCCTCACCCTGACCGTCGCAGCCATCATGTCCGACAGCGTCAAGATCGCCCTGTTCTCAGTCCAGGAGCTGACGAAGGACGTCGAGACACTCAAAACCGAGCGAAAGCGGCTCTCGGACGAAATCCAGGATCTCCAGACGCGAATGCGCTCGAAGGAGCAGGAGATTGTGGTCTTCCGGAAGAACGAGCCGATCTTCGCCCGCGTCTTCCCCAGCGGCCGCCGCGCCTCCGATGTGCGAGCGGATCTCGCCTCGTTCGTGCGCGAGCTGTCGGACAAGGCCCGCTCGCGCGGCCTCATCGTGAAGGACGGTTCCTCCTTTTTCGCGGACAACGATGCGCAGATCGACAGGATGGCGGACCTGATCGCCACGTCCCCGGCGGACATCGTCGTGGGCGCGATCGCGGACGAAAACATCGCCGTCGGCGAGTCGCTGGGCAAGGTCAAGTTCATCGTCCGGCCCAACAGTCTCATCTTCAAGGCCGGCCAGGAGATCGCGTCACTCGAGGTGGACGGCTCGCGCGACCGGACGGAAATCGCCAGAACCATCCAGGACTTCATGGATGAGATCAACCATGAGGTCGTGCGCGCAGGAATGATCGACAATCCGCTCACCGGGCGGTTCGGCAATCTCTCCTCCGAGTCGATGCTCTCGTTTTTCGACATGGTGAACCAGATTCGCAGCCTCGGCCGCCGGTTGAATCTGATCGCCGTCGTCAAGGAGGATACGTACGCGATCGGCCCTCTCAACGTCTCATTCCGGATCGAAGAAGAATCAGGCAGCGATTGA
- the lptB gene encoding LPS export ABC transporter ATP-binding protein codes for MKHTQSLFPTPDVDPAGVSRDSAVSSAAPAPVQENRGAEGSPAPDGRDEIRACNLCKSYGGRKVVDDVSFYIRKGEIVGLLGPNGAGKTTSFYMVTGLVKPDSGVIQYNNRDISQMPMYRRARRGIGYLPQEASVFRKLTVRQNIWLILENIDIPQEERQRRFDYLIQELHIHKIVDSMGYALSGGERRRVEIARALAAEPSFILLDEPFAGVDPIAVQDIQSIVLQLQRKGLGLLITDHNVRETLAIVDRAYIMNLGRILVSGTAEYVANDETARKFYLGERFQLDQIEKERPQQ; via the coding sequence ATGAAACACACCCAGTCGCTCTTCCCCACCCCAGACGTCGATCCGGCCGGTGTTTCACGGGATTCCGCCGTTTCTTCGGCGGCGCCGGCCCCGGTGCAGGAAAACCGCGGGGCCGAAGGCTCCCCCGCCCCCGACGGCCGTGACGAGATCCGCGCCTGCAACCTCTGCAAATCCTACGGCGGCCGCAAGGTCGTCGATGACGTCTCTTTCTACATCCGCAAGGGCGAGATCGTGGGTCTGCTGGGCCCGAACGGCGCCGGCAAGACGACCTCCTTCTACATGGTGACGGGGCTGGTCAAGCCGGATTCGGGCGTCATTCAGTATAACAACCGGGATATTTCCCAGATGCCCATGTACAGGCGCGCGCGCCGCGGCATCGGGTATCTGCCCCAGGAAGCCTCCGTCTTCCGCAAGCTGACCGTCCGGCAGAACATCTGGCTCATTCTCGAAAACATCGACATCCCGCAGGAAGAGCGGCAGCGACGGTTCGATTACCTGATCCAGGAACTCCACATTCATAAAATCGTCGACAGCATGGGCTACGCCCTCTCCGGGGGCGAGCGTCGGCGCGTCGAGATCGCGCGCGCGCTCGCTGCCGAGCCCAGCTTCATCCTCCTCGACGAGCCGTTCGCCGGCGTCGATCCGATCGCCGTCCAGGACATCCAGTCGATCGTGCTCCAACTCCAGCGCAAGGGCCTGGGCCTGCTTATCACCGACCACAACGTGCGCGAGACGCTCGCGATCGTCGACCGCGCCTACATCATGAATCTCGGCCGGATTCTCGTCTCGGGCACCGCCGAATACGTCGCGAACGACGAGACGGCGCGCAAATTCTATCTGGGCGAACGATTCCAGCTCGACCAGATCGAGAAAGAGCGGCCGCAGCAGTGA
- a CDS encoding LptA/OstA family protein, which yields MNRYCIRRSLVLALIAVAACAVAASALTSIMAGDMEITSRLMTFENNIYVAKGGIKATRADSTLTADRGIYDRSLELVKAIDNVVVTQPGSTLTSDYLEAYVKEDRMLAKGNPKLERIVERESRDETGILTKKKSRVILTCNEVEAFNKENRFLAKGNVHVIEIPYREGETPEEAKENEKDPTSDLVCDTLELFSSEDKAIARTDVVIKTKTLKATGDKAIYLDRENRMIIVGHAHAWQTSKESAGAEEQVSELYASKIIYYPNEDRTIAVGEVHATVYPKGQRGPDDDKGKRKERKKKKKAGEEPGTASGTAESASGEEAAVVEAAEEESSDSVGEGAVQLSPPAGLPPGDYTPVGGDAGVESPE from the coding sequence ATGAACCGTTATTGCATCCGCCGATCGCTCGTTCTCGCGCTCATCGCCGTCGCGGCCTGCGCCGTCGCCGCCTCCGCCCTCACCTCGATCATGGCGGGCGACATGGAGATCACCAGCCGGTTGATGACGTTCGAGAACAACATCTACGTCGCAAAGGGCGGCATCAAGGCGACCCGCGCCGACTCGACGCTCACCGCGGACCGAGGCATCTACGACCGTTCTCTCGAACTGGTGAAGGCCATCGACAACGTGGTCGTCACCCAACCCGGCTCGACCCTGACCTCGGACTACCTCGAGGCCTACGTCAAGGAAGACCGGATGCTCGCGAAGGGCAACCCGAAGCTCGAGCGCATCGTCGAACGCGAGTCTCGCGACGAGACGGGCATTCTGACCAAGAAGAAGTCGCGCGTGATCCTGACCTGCAACGAGGTCGAGGCGTTCAACAAGGAAAACCGCTTCCTCGCCAAGGGCAACGTGCACGTGATCGAGATCCCCTATCGCGAGGGCGAGACGCCCGAAGAGGCGAAGGAAAACGAGAAGGACCCGACCTCCGACCTGGTCTGCGACACCCTCGAGCTGTTCTCGTCCGAAGACAAGGCGATCGCCCGGACCGACGTGGTCATCAAGACGAAAACCCTCAAGGCCACCGGCGACAAGGCGATCTACCTCGACCGCGAGAACCGCATGATCATCGTCGGCCACGCCCACGCCTGGCAGACGTCCAAGGAATCGGCGGGGGCCGAGGAACAGGTTTCGGAACTGTACGCGAGCAAAATCATCTACTACCCGAACGAGGACCGCACGATCGCCGTCGGCGAGGTGCATGCCACCGTGTATCCCAAGGGCCAGCGCGGTCCCGATGACGACAAGGGCAAGCGCAAGGAACGCAAAAAGAAGAAGAAAGCCGGAGAAGAACCCGGAACGGCCTCCGGAACCGCGGAGTCCGCATCCGGGGAAGAAGCCGCCGTCGTCGAAGCCGCCGAGGAGGAGTCTTCCGATTCCGTCGGAGAAGGCGCCGTCCAGCTTTCCCCACCCGCCGGCCTCCCGCCGGGCGATTACACCCCCGTCGGCGGCGATGCCGGCGTCGAGAGCCCCGAGTGA
- the lptC gene encoding LPS export ABC transporter periplasmic protein LptC, producing the protein MKQPFYMTFWFWGLVFAGFLGIIFWGEDLEKDALSRYARQKMRLTHVKFDELEAGFENATLYADVVDMDDSQSNMTATNIHAYFFDRKIATRTGELVASWGFKTPFEARLWGDVRLHTSTRERFRGEEMRYFFSRNEIFSSMPVTLWKDDMIVTGRELRYNPKTKEGSLARDVLIRIWETASQTASATLKAVASAAVRLPPAAFPAALPPALPDAGTLQSLLKSVTPAYSLVKRCFFRDSETDSERSAPAKQRPAGTARQRTPEQLASAPLSEIAAPGADTP; encoded by the coding sequence ATGAAACAGCCGTTCTACATGACCTTCTGGTTCTGGGGCCTCGTTTTCGCCGGCTTCCTCGGAATTATTTTCTGGGGGGAAGATCTCGAAAAAGACGCCTTGAGTCGGTATGCGCGCCAGAAAATGCGGCTCACGCACGTCAAATTCGACGAACTCGAAGCCGGATTCGAGAATGCCACCTTGTATGCGGATGTGGTAGATATGGATGATTCACAGAGCAATATGACCGCCACCAACATTCACGCATATTTTTTCGATCGGAAGATCGCGACGCGAACGGGCGAACTCGTCGCTTCGTGGGGTTTCAAAACCCCATTCGAAGCGCGTCTCTGGGGCGACGTGCGACTGCACACGTCGACCCGTGAGCGTTTTCGCGGCGAAGAGATGAGGTATTTCTTTTCTCGCAATGAGATATTCTCCTCGATGCCCGTCACGCTCTGGAAGGACGACATGATCGTGACGGGCCGCGAACTGCGCTACAACCCGAAGACAAAAGAAGGCTCCCTGGCCCGCGACGTGCTCATCAGAATTTGGGAAACGGCCTCCCAGACCGCCTCGGCAACCTTGAAAGCCGTCGCTTCGGCTGCGGTGCGTCTTCCCCCGGCGGCGTTCCCCGCCGCTCTCCCCCCCGCCCTGCCTGATGCCGGAACTCTCCAATCGCTCCTGAAATCCGTGACGCCTGCCTATTCGCTGGTAAAACGTTGTTTTTTCCGCGACTCCGAGACGGATTCCGAACGATCCGCTCCGGCAAAACAACGGCCCGCAGGAACCGCACGGCAAAGAACGCCCGAACAGCTCGCTTCCGCCCCCCTTTCCGAGATCGCCGCCCCCGGAGCCGACACGCCATGA